AACTTTGGGCCAGCCAGATAGAAATGCGATAATGGGTTTTAGGAGGCTGCAAAACACAGCTCCACTCCAAGTGTTTGCGTACACGGCCGTTTAGCCCATCTGCACATTACGCAGTGTCTAGCTGTATCTACTTAATCACATATTTAGCTCGTTTAATGGCCGTTTAACCTGTTTAAATGGTCGTTTAGTTCGAATAGGAGGTAAACGGACCTACTATTTAGCGTTTTGCGTTTAGGGTAATATTGCTACTAACTTCACAAAATTTCCTACCAAACACGTCCAGCTTCACCAATTCTAGCTCCAGAAAAAGATAAAGTTAGGGATTAGATCCACGCTTTTTACTGAGTACCTCAAAGCTGCTCAAAAACTCCTGTTTCGTACTGAAGCTACGGGATAATTAGCCATGCCACTGGtgcttcgcgaaacaaaaacaaaacactTCCGTTCTCCTGTCGCCCCCATCCCCTCCTCCCGTCGCCCCCTCCTCGAACTAGCACCGCCAGCTCCGTCTACGTCGAAAATGGATGCCGGGGCTGCaagcgccgctgccgcgccgtgGCTACAGGCCGCGGGGCCTCGCGAGCGCCGGGCTGCGCCGCCGCAGCTAGCCGGACCGCGCCGCTGGCCACAGGGGGCGCAGGGTTGCACCACACGCTGCTCACCGCGCTACTGCAGGTCCCCGTCGCGCCACACGCGGGGGCTGCGCCCGCGGGGCCACGGCGCCACCGCACGCCGAGGTCCCCGCCACCGTCGATCCCGCGTTGCCGCCCGCGGAGCCGCGCCGCACTTCGGGGCCACACCACCACCGCATGCGTGGggccgcgccgtcgtcgcccgGCGCCAAGTTCCGCTGCAGAGGACCATCATTCATATGCCCCGTGCTTGCGCTCGTTCATGCTCTTTTGTTGGGAATCTAACTGAATTAACTCAAATTGCTTCAAGAGATTGGTGGAATCAGTCGTGATGAGGCCAGAGGACTAATCAATTTGTGTCACATATAGACTGGGAGCTTGAATTTTGGAGAATTTTGGAGGCGAGCAAGGtgagaagagagaagaagaaaatgggAAAAAGGACAAGAGAAAAGAAGAGTATGGCCCTAGCCCTCCTCGCTCGGATCTCGCCATGGGCGTCACCACCAACGGCTCGGAGGCGGAGCAGGCTCCCGCGCCCGAGACCATGCCAGGCCGCTCGCTGCCGCGGCCTCGGGGCGTGTCAGGATTAGGCAACCTGCCATTTAGAGCCATTCACAGCGAAGCCATTTGGAGTTTTCCTTCTTCATTCAGCGCCAAAGCCATTCAGTTGGTAGTCGGCGCccaacttagggggtgttttggTTCCTAGTcagtatcacatcgaatattcgaagactaattaggagaactaaatatgagttaattataaaactaattacacaaatggaggctaagtGGCTTTCCGCTATTATGGCCCCGGTTGTCTCACTCCTCCCCTGACGGGGACTTCCTGGTCTTCTCTTCAACTCCTTCTTGACTGACTGCACAAACGTCACGTCGGCCCTACCTCTGGGTCCACCCCCGCCACTATCATTTCGNNNNNNNNNNNNNNNNNNNNNNNNNNNNNNNNNNNNNNNNNNNNNNNNNNNNNNNNNNNNNNNNNNNNNNNNNNNNNNNNNNNNNNNNNNNNNNNNNNNNTGGactattaggcttaatagattcgtctcgccgtttagcctccatctatgcaatgggttttgtaaaaagtctatgtttaatactcctaattagtatctaaacattcgatgtgataggagctaaagtttagggggAGGAACCAAATGGGGCCTTAACCGAGTCATCGGCTTCCTGTGAACCCTTCGTCGGCCATCCAACGCCTGGCATCGCTTCTGGTTTCATCAAGCGTTTTCACCGTTGTCAGACAGTGACTCTACTGTTGTCAGACTGTGAATATTCACTGCTTGTTAAATGAAGCTGTAAAACTTCAGTTACTTTTTACCATGTCTTAGATGAGTATGTAAGGGAAAGGACCGGGTCTTTGGGGGGTTATGGAAGAAATATGAACCCTAGTACATCTTGTAGCTTAGCAGTAGCCGCCATGGTCGCCCTTCTAGCGTAATTTTGTATCTGAACTTTGGATCTGAAGTTATCAATCGCTACTGCTTTTCCTGGGATCTTTGCTCGTTCTCCTTTCTGGTTCACTTTCTCCTTCTTCCACTCGTTGTTTCCCTTTTGAGTTCTTCTTCTCCTCAAAGGGCGCCgttgccgcgccgcccctgctggAATAGCCGCGTCGTGTCTGCCTCCGCGCTGCATCTCCATGAGCAGACCGTGGTTGGAGGACGAACTCCTCCAATGGTCACTAACACGTGGGTCCCACAAACAAGGGTATAATGGACAATGCCCACAGAGAGCATCTCATTAGCCAAAACTGGTGTAGCAGCTCCATATTTTGCTGGATTTAGTGGGGTAGAGCCGAACAAaaatggagttggtggattgGAGCTATTTTTCTTAGAGTGGAGTGCTGCGAGACACCCCCTTAGTGCGATATTGGGCTAAATCTAGCCCATCTACGAATATTCCTCTGTCTGTCTAGAAGGTTGTTCTGGCTCCTCTTTGTTCAAAACCTTGCTCTtgctcctctctccctctctctcaaaTAAATAAGTTGACTTCATAAAAATTAGGGACCATTTGGCAGGGGATTCTGCAAACCATTTCTCCATAAAAAGAGAAGATTCCATcaaatcctttcaaaaaaagaagatcCCATCAAACATAAGTGATAAGGGTCCTCACCGACCAGGATACGGATCGGCCCTGATAGCTGGGCCCGCCTGACCATGCCGTGCGGGtcaaggcatgaagatacgtggagcacaagctcgAAGGCTGGGCTAATGGATTCTGCCTAGATATCGCGGGATACTTATTATAGTTTgacttagattgctttccatgtaacaaccaactaggattagatcatatttgacttgtaaccctagatcGTCGGCCTATATACGCCGGCTAGGGACACCCCCCGAGGGTAACTCAATCCAAGACACATTAACTCTTCGCATctgcgatcagcaatacaatcgaccataacacaggacgtagggtattactctccggaggcccaaacctatctaaaccttgtgtccctatgttaccattcgagttcttgatattacgatctcccccgcctacaaatctaccatttaggtaaccccctggtggactactGGTCACCAAATTCGACAGTTcatgcgccaggtaggggtgatcgtgagatccttcCCAGCGAGCTCTATGGATTGCACCGGCATCATCTTCCCTGAGAGCATGAATGACTTCCTCGCCAATCCGATCCAGCTCCGATTTAGGAGCATGCTAGTGAACTCTGACTCCACCGCCTCCGTCGCCAGCTCAGCTTCGTCGAATCTACATCAACGGAGAAAGGTcttcacccgaggatcatcacgcTGCTTGCTCAGCATGTcggtgatctctctctctctctctctctctctctctctctctctctctctctctctcccccccccctctctcacaCAGAGAGGATCCTGCGCATCCTCATGGcaacccacccacccacgccctccgatctaatcgtggggctagatcgcattgACAGCACCATAGCTgaatgcatcaacctctccgatCGGCTCTACGCTCTGGGGGGTCGAGCCAGGCCCCTTCGCGCACCCTATTTGGTCTCAAGAACTCGCTGCCATGTTTTCTGAAAAACTCACGCAATCAGTCCAAATCTTATCTGATAACCTACCCCAACCCACCAAGTTTTCGGACTGCAATGAGTTCCAGATCCCTCGCTTCACCTTAACTCCAAACTCCTACGAAGAGGACAAGGGTGGAAGCTTCACTTCACCAGATCGGGAAGTCTTCATCTCCAACGTTGAACCCCCACAAGATGGTGAAACTTCCTCCCAGGACACCTCCCGACCTCGGAAGAGAGGACTTGAGGTCCCCGCTGCCGAAACCGACCCTGTGAGGCAAACAACATTCCTCCAGGAGGAGTTTGACGATACGCTCAACGCCCCGTGCCCCTTTCACAAGGACGCATGCCACAATCTTCAGGACTACACGGttctcaagaaagagctcggtgCCCCGTTGGAGGACAAGCGGCCTCGCCGGAACGACTACCGCAAGGAAGATAACCGTCACGACAATCGCTGCCACGACGACCGTGACGACCAACGCAAAGAAGAGCACCGCGATCAGCGCAACCCCGACGCCAACCAGGGTGCTGGCAACGACAACAGCGAGTTCTAGTGCCCTGAGCACgaggtgaacatcatcatcggTGGCCATAAAACTTTCTGCAGCAATCGCAAGCACAAGATGCAAAAGCGGGAAGTGCACTTCATCTCCGTCTCACCAGTCCAGTACTTGCACTGGTCGAACATGcacataaccttctccagggaagATCATTGGGTGCACATTCCGGACCCCAGGTCTTACCCTTTCGTGGTGTGCCCGACCATAGATAGAGTCCTCCTCTCCAAGGTGCTgatcgacggcggcagcggcctcaacatcatcttcaccgagaccttgaagtgcatggacttcaaatttgagcaCCTCCTTCCCTACAAAGACCTGTTCTATGGCATTGTACCTAGcaaggatcctatcctatcgGGAGAGTTATCCTGCCACTCACGTTCGGCACCTTCGACAACTACTGCACCGAGCACCTCACCTTTGAGGTAGCCAACTTCAAGATTTCCTACCATGCCAACCTTAGTAGGCCGATGCTAGCGAGCTTCATGGCGATTCCCAAccacacctacctcatcctcaagatgccagCTCCAAACGGCATCCTTTCCATCTTCGGTGATGTCAAGACATCTTGCAAGTGCGACACGGAAGCCGTGCAACTCGCCGAGACCGTAGAGTACTCGACCAATGCCACCATAATGCTCACCGAGTCCAAGAAGGTGGACCAAAACTAGCTGATGATCCTAGAAGCAGAGCTGATGCCCCTGGCGCTCAAGCCCGACCAAGAAGTCAAGAAGCTTAGCCTCGGCTTGGAGGACCCTTCCAAGACGGCCCTCATCAGGGCTGACCtcacccccaaataggaagacgcgctcaCCAGCTTCCTCCGGACAACTCGGAAACCATCTGATATGCCCGGTGTCTcgcgggagctggctgagcactccttggacctAAGCAAGACAACAAGGCCGGTCAAGCAGAAGCTTCGCCATTTTGgtcaagatcgcaaggaggccattagggtagaattaaataagctcttagctgcCGATTTCATtccgtgaatgtaagcaccccgactagttagcaaatccagtccttgtaaaaaataaaactgtgaatggagaatgtgtatcaaCTGCACCGACCTCAAcaggcactgccctaaggaccccttccctcttcctcgcATCGACCAGGTCATGGACACTACGGCCGGCAGCACCCTGTTGTGCTTCCTCAATTGCTACTCGAGCTATCACTAGATAGCCCTTAATCCCGCCGACCAAGATAGGATTGCGTTCATTACGACCTacggcatctactgctacagCACCATGACATTTGGGTTAAAAAATACCGGTGCCACCTACCAAAAGGCAATTCAGGGGTGCCTCAAGAAACAACTCGGCAAAAACGTAGAGGCCTACATCGATGAAGTGATTGTCAAAACCAAAGACAAAGAGAATTTCATTATCGACCTCGCCCAAACCTTTGACAGCCTCTGGGCCTATCAGTGGAAACTTAACCCGTGAAAATACGTCTTCAGTGTCCCGTTTAGAATGCTCCTGGccttcatggtcagccaacgTGGCATCAAAGCCAACCCATTCAAGGTGGATGCCATCAGGAACATGACACAGCCGGCCGGCAAGAAGGATGTCATGAAGCTCACGGGCATGATGGCCGCCCTTAGCCATTTCATCAGCAAGCTTGGCGAAAAGGGACTCCCCTTCATTAAACTGCTCAAGAAAGTGGACAAATTCGAGTGGAATGATAAGGCCCGCAAGGCCCTCAAGGAGCTCAAAACATTCCTCTCCACCCCTCCCATCTTGACGGCCCCGGCCGACCAAGAAACGCTACAGCTCTGCATCTCCACGACAATGCATGTTCTGAGCATGGTGCTAGTTGTAGAACGCGAAGAACCCGGCCACACCCACATGGTGCAACGACCGGTATATTACGTCAGCGAGGTCCTAAGCAACTCTAAGGTTCGCTACACATAGATCTAGAAATTGCTCTACGCAATCCTGATCACCTCCCGCAAGCTGCATCACTATTTCCAAGTGCATAAGATCCGAGTGATATCATCTTACCCAATCGGTGAAATACTGCATAACTGGGATGTCCACAGCCGAGTCATCAAATTGTCCATGGAACTCGGCAAATTCGACAACGACTTTTGCCCACATCATGCGATCAAGTCCCAGATCCCGACCAACTTCGTCGCTGAATGGACTGAGATTCAAGAGCTGTCCTCCGTGTAGAGGCTGGAGCAccggacgatgtacttcgacggcgccctcaaccttgaaggagccagtacgggggtcctcttcatatccttGGAAGGCGAACAGCTCAAGTACGTCCTCT
This sequence is a window from Setaria italica strain Yugu1 chromosome III, Setaria_italica_v2.0, whole genome shotgun sequence. Protein-coding genes within it:
- the LOC101764576 gene encoding uncharacterized protein LOC101764576, producing MHITFSREDHWVHIPDPRSYPFVVCPTIDRVLLSKQGSYPIGRVILPLTFGTFDNYCTEHLTFEVANFKISYHANLSRPMLASFMAIPNHTYLILKMPAPNGILSIFGDVKTSCKCDTEAVQLAETVEYSTNATIMLTESKKVDQN